The following DNA comes from Flammeovirgaceae bacterium.
CCCATATTCGTTTACCACCACGGCCATGTGCACCCGTTTGTTTTGGAAGTCCTTTAACAACGAATCCAGTTTCTTGGTTTCCGGGACAAAAAAGCCCGGCCGGATCAGCTTTTGCCATTTAAACGATTCGCCTTCGTCCAAAAAGGGGAGCAGGTCCTTGATATAAAGCAATCCTTCTATTTTGTCTATTGTTTCCTTATAGACCGGCACACGGGAAAAGCCGGAATCGTCCAACTGCTCCCGCAGTTTTTTATAGTCCAGGTCGTACTCCACAGCGGAAATGTCCATGCGCGACTGCATGACCTGTTTTACCGTAAGCGTGCCAAAGTTCACGATACCCTTCAATATGTCTTTTTCCTCCGCGGTGGTCTCATCGTTTTCCGTGGTGATTTCCAGTGCCTGGTTCAGTTCTTCCACGGTGGTGCTATACCCCTTCTTTTTAAACCTTTTTTCCACCACGTTGCCCATTCTCAGCAACAGCCATGACACGGGCGCGCACAGGTGCTCCAGCACTTTCCATACGGGGCTCATCAGCCGGGAATAGAACAGGTTGCGCTGTGCGGCAAAAACCTTGGGTATGATCTCGCCAAAAAAAGTAATGGCAAAGGTGACGCTAAACGTCACTGCCCCCACAATTATTTCTGCCGGGCTGCGGGTGGCTGCCAACTCCCACATGAGGAAAGTGGACAAAGTGACAATGGCCACGTTCACAAAATTGTTCATGATCAGGATGGTGGCCAGCAGGCGCCTGGGGTTGCTGAGCAGGTAGACAATGTTTTTGTCGCGTGGGTCTTCCGACTCCCTGCAGCGGTCCAAGTCGTCCGCTTTCAGCGAAAAGAAGGCCACCTCGGATGCCGATACCACTGCCGAAAGAAAAAGCAAAATGGCAATGGCCATAAAACCGAACAGCAGAAATGGGTCGGGCATTCCCGACAATGCGCCTGCCAGGATACTACTCGGAGGTTCGTCTAAAGAAGTGGTTATTTCCAAAATCAGAAAATAGGTGCAACATCAAAACGGCAAGTCATCGGATTGATCGGACGGGTTGTAGTCCGGGCTCCCCGTGGGGCCGCTATTGGCAGAAGATGGAGAGTAATCGGAAGTGCCGCCCCCAGAGGATTTAGGGCTCAGCATGACCATGTTATCGCCCACGATTTCCGTAGTGTAGCGGGTGACATTGTCTTTTTCCCAGGACCGTGTGCGCAACTTGCCTTCAATATATACCATGTCCCCTTTGTGAAGGTACTTGGCTGCCACATCGGCAAGGCCCCTCCACAACACGATGTTGTGCCACTCGGTGACTTCCTTGCGCTCCCCGGAAGTTTTGTCCTTATAGGTCTCGGTGGTGGCCATGCTAAAATTGGCCACGGTGGCCCCGCTTTCAAGATGGCGCACTTCAGGGTCCTTCCCAAGCCGCCCTACCAAAATCACTTTGTTCACTCCTAACATACCTTTGTTAATTTTTGCCTTGCCCGGCCCAAAACCAGGTGCGTAACCCTATGCCAGGCACCGGCCGGACTGCAAAAATACCAAAATTCCCCGGCTACTCTAATAGGCCGCTTTGCTTAAAAAAACGGGAGACCAGGGCCGGTTTTGGCAATAAGGCAATTTCGGCAGGGGAATAAAACCTTGCCCCCAGGCCCGCAGCGACCTTTTTGGCCGGAAAGGTGCGCGGCAGGGACAGGAGCACGAACCGGGCAAAAATATGCTGGTGGGTAAGGACATGCTTATAAAGCCCGCCCTTCATTTCGATATTGAGGTAAGGCAGGATGGGGGCCAGGCCTTTGTCGTTTTTGATTATGGTTTCCGGCCGTTGAGGCCTTTTGCCTTCCACCACATAAAAATCATACAGGCCGGCCCAGATGTCATTGACGCCCCTTTTTTTCATGGCCAATTTTTTTCCCTTTGCCGGTATCAAATAAGTAAAATACCGGGTGCGCACTTTGGCCCGCTTCCCCTTCACGGGCAGCGCGTGTTGAAGGTTTTTTGCCCTGGCATGGCACGCGGAAGAAAATATGCACGTGGCACACCCCGGGGATTTCGGGGTGCATTGGAGCGCCCCGAATTCCATGATGGCCTGGTTGTAAATGCCGGGCTGGCCGGTATCCAAAAGCTCCTTTGCCTTTTTTTCAAAAGCCTTTTTCCCGGCCGGGGCAGAGATGTCGTCATCCATGCCAAATATCCTGGCCAGCACCCTGTAAACATTGCCGTCCACCACGGCTTCGGGCTGGCCAAATGCCATGGAGGCAATGGCCGCGGCAGTATACACCCCTATGCCGGGGAGGACCCGCAGGGCATGGCTTTCCCTGGGGAACTTTCCGTTGTACCTTGCCACCACCAGCTTGGCGCAGGCATGTAAATGGCGCGCCCGGCTGTAATAGCCCAACCCCTGCCAGGCACGCATTACCTGGTCTTCACTGGCCGAGGCCAATGACCTTATGTTAGGGAAAAGCCTAACAAACTCATGGTAATAGGGCAGGCCCTGTGCCACCCGGGTCTGCTGGAGGATTACCTCGGACAGCCAGATGCGGTAGGGGTCCTGGGTATTGCGCCACGGCAAATCCCGTAAGTTTGCCCAATACCAGCCTATGATTTTTTTGGAAAAACCTCTCTTGTCCATTAATTCCAACCGGTTCGCCACGAAGGTCTTAAAACCACCGGTAATAGCTACGGGTTTTTGAAAATACAGGGGTTTTAATTCATATCTTCGTGATTATCAAAGATTTCATTTTGGGATTGATGTTTCTGGGCTAAATTTGCCGTCCTGAATTTTGAGAACCTGATTAAAAGCCATAGATGTGACCAAAGCAGAAGTTATTGCAGAAATTGCTGAGAAGACCGGAATCGACAAGTCCGATGTGTCCCACACCATTGAAGCCTTCTTTAGCATCGTAAAATCCACTATGGCCTCTGGCGAAAACATCTATATCCGTGGGTTTGGCAGTTTTGTGAACAAAAAGAGAAAGAAAAAAATCGCGCGCAATATCTCCCGTAACACGGCCATTATTATAGATGAGCACTATGTGCCGAGTTTCAAGCCGGCAAAGATTTTTATTAACAGGATAAAATACAGCGAAAAGGTAAAAGAGCTTGAAGACAAATAGCCCCATCACAGGCCCCGGTACCCGGCCAAACCGATAAAATCACAAGAGACCTGAATGTTAAAAACACGTATTATCCTCATTATAGCCTGTGTGGCCATCGTCTGGTTGCTTTTTTTATTGCCCAAGGTAGTCGTTGAAAACAGCGGGCAAATGACGGCAAGCGCAGGGCCTGAAGGGGCAGGGGACCCCCATACCACCGCACCTGCCGCTTTAAGGCAATCCATTGATTCCATTAAGGCCCAGTACCTGGCAGCACCTGGAAATGAAAAAAGTGCTATCTTTGCCGACTCTTTGGCGAGTTTGTACAAGGAAGCTGGCCAATTTGACAGTGCTGCGTGGTTTGCCGGGAAAGCCGCATCGTTCTTTAAAGACAAGGAAAGCCTCATAAAGGCCGGAAACCGGTATTACGATGCCTATACCTTTGCCCTGGACCCCAAGAAGCAAAACGAAATGGGCGAAATGGCCAGGGACTTCCTTGGGAAGGTGCTGGAAGCAGAACCCTCCAACCTGGAAGCAAAGGTAAAAATCGCCATGACTTACCTGGGCACGCAAAACCCCATGCAGGGGATAACGATGCTGAGGGAGGTATTGGAGGAGGACCCCACCAATGAACTGGCCATGTTCAACATGGGCATGCTCGCCATACAATCGGGCCAGTACGAGCGGGCCGTGGAACGGCTGTCCAAATTGGTGTCCCTTTATCCAAACCACGTGCAAGGCCAGTTGTTGTTGGGGGTGGCTTACCTCAATACCAACCAAAAGGAGAAAGCCCGGGAGCAATTTGAACGGGTAAAAAAACTAGATGACGACCCGGCAGTACAGGCGGCTGCCGATTCGTACCTGCAGGATTTAAAATAATGTTAAACCGTCCCGGTCAGCCGGGGCAAAAAAAGAAATTTGTATGCCAAGTGGTAAAAAAAGGAAAAAACACAAAATGGCCACCCATAAGCGCAAAAAGCGTTTGCGGAAAAACAGGCACAAGAACAAGAAGTAACCCTACATCCCTTAACCGATGTAATTTTTTATTAACACATCCAATTTTAAGTTTTGAGTAACGAACTAATCATTAGCGCCACTCAGAACGGATGTCGCATAGCACTTCTCAAGGATAAGACACTTGCCGAATTCCATCACGAACAAGAAGGAAGCAAGTTTTTGGTTGGTGATATTTATTTGGGCACCGTAAAAAAGGTAGTCCAGGGGCTAAACGCAGCGTTTATTGATATCGGGTATGAAAAGGATGCATTCCTTCATTACCTGGACCTGGGCGCACAGTTTGGTTCCCTTCAAAAATTCTCCAAGCTAGTCCGGGCAAAGAAGGTTACCGGGGGCCGGTTGGACAAGTTCCGGCTGGAAAAGGACATTGACAAGCATGGGAAGGTTTCCCAGCAGCTTTCCAAAGGCCAGGTCATTCCGGTACAAGTGGTAAAAGAGCCCATATCCACCAAGGGGCCGCGACTTTCGTGCGAGTTATCCATACCAGGCCGCTACCTGGTACTGGTTCCTTTTAGCAACACGGTAAGTGTCTCTAAAAAGATCACCAGCAGTGAAGAACGCAAACGCCTTCTTCGCTTGATCCAATCCATTAAACCCGAAAATTTTGGGGTCATTATCCGTACGGTGGCCGAAGGCAAAGAGGTGGCCGAACTGGACAAAGACCTGCGCAACCTGACCAGCACCTGGGAGGAAGGGGCCAAAAGGCTCGTGACGGCCAACCCGCGCGACAAAATTATCGGGGAAATAAGCAAAACCTCCTCCATCCTCCGCGATGTGCTCAACGAGTCGTTCGACAACATACAGGTGGACGACAAAAAGATCTTTGAGCAAACCAGGGCCTACATCAAGACCATAGCCCCTGACAAAGAGAAAATCGTAAAGCTCTACACGGGAAAAACCAAAATATTCGAGCATTTCAATGTCGAAAAGCAGATCAAGTCCGCTTTTGGGCAAACCGTAAGCCTTAGGGGCGGTGGCTACCTGATCATTGAACATACCGAGGCCCTGCATGTAGTGGACGTCAACAGTGGCAACAAGTCCAACCGGGAAGAAAACCAGGAGACCACCGCGCTGCACGTGAACATAGAGGCCGCCAAGGAAGTGGCGAGGCAACTGCGCCTGCGTGATATGGGCGGCATCATAGTGGTGGATTTTATCGATATGCGCAGTGCGGAAAACAAGCGCCTGGTGCACAAAACCATGAAAGACGAAATGGGCGCCACCGACCGTGCCAAGCACACGGTGCTCCCGCTCTCCAAGTTTGGGCTGATGCAAATCACCCGGGAGCGCGTGCGCCCGCAGATGGACATTGCCACCAAGGAAGTGTGCCCCACCTGCAACGGGGCCGGTACCATCACCGCCTCCATCTTGGTGTCCGATATTATTGAAAAGAACATCGAATTCTTGTTGGTGAAGCAAAATGAAAAGCACCTGGTGCTGGCGCTCCACCCTTACCTGTTCGCCTATTTCACTTGCGGCATCCTGTCGCGGAGGACAAAATGGTTGTTTAAGTACAAGCGCTGGGTGGAACTGGTGCAGGACACCTCCCTGGGCGTGACCGAGTGCAAGTACCTGAACAAGGATGGGGAAGAAATAGAACTGAAAGAGCCGGTACTGACGGCATAGCGACCGGGGCCCTGTCCCAGGGCCCCGGCCACTATTTTACCCCTTCTGTGGCGGGCTTAAAAACCACTCCCCTTGCCTTTTCCTGTCATCCTGTCACTTTTTGGCAAATGGAATAATATTTGGCATGCCCTGGTCAGTCAAATAAATCAAAATCATATGATGCAGGAAAAAGGCACGATTTCCATCCACACGGAGAACATATTCCCCATTATCAAGAAATTCCTCTACTCTGACCATGAGATATTTTTGAGGGAATTGGTGAGCAACGCGGTGGATGCCACCCAAAAAATCAAAAAGCTGGCCGCCATGGGCGAGTTCAAAGAAGAGCTTGGCGAGACCCGCATTGAGGTAAGCTTTGACAAAAAGAAAAAGACCATAACGGTTAGCGACCGCGGCATCGGGATGACCGCGGAAGAAATAAAAAAATACATCAACCAGATTGCCTTTTCGGGCGCCTCCGAGTTTGTGGAGAAATTCAAAGACAAGGGAGATGCTAAAGACATCATCGGGAAGTTTGGTCTTGGGTTCTATTCTTCCTTTATGGTGGCCGACAATGTGGAGATTGTCTCCCGGTCCTACACCGTAGGGGAAAAAGAAGCGGCCAAATGGAAATGCGATGGCTCGACTGAATTTTCGATTGAACCCACCACAAAAAAAGAAAGGGGCACCGATGTGGTCCTGCACATTAATAAAGACTCTGAAGAATTCCTGGACGAATTCAGGCTAAAGGGCATCCTGGAAAAATATTGCAAGTTCCTGCCCGTGGAAATAAAATTCGGGACCAAAGAGGAAAGTGTAGAGGACGGAAAAGACAAAGACGGAAAGCCGAAATACAAATCGGTAAAGGTCGATCGAATCATCAACAATACGGGGCCACTATGGACCAAATCGCCCAATGACCTGAAAGACGAGGATTACCTGAAGTTCTACAAAGAGCTTTATCCATTTTCTGAAGACCCCCTGTTCTGGATCCACCTCAACGTAGACTATCCTTTCAACCTTACCGGGATACTCTACTTCCCCAAGGTGAAAAACGATTTTGAACTTCAGAAAAATAAAATCCAGCTGTACTCCCGCCAGGTGTTCATTACCGATGAGGTGAAAGACGTGGTGCCCGACTTTTTGATGTTGCTGCATGGGGTGCTGGATTCCCCGGACATACCGCTCAATGTGTCCCGCAGTTATTTGCAGTCCGACTCCAGTGTGAAGAAAATCAGCCAGCACATAACCAAAAAGGTGGCCGACAAACTGGCGGACATGTACAAAAAGGACCGTGCCGCCTTTGAAAAGAAATGGGACGACATCAACATTTTTGTGAAATACGGGATGATAAGCGATGAAAAGTTCTATGAAAAGGCAAAGGACTTTGCCCTGCTCAAGAACGTGGACGGGGCGTATTTTACGTTTGACGAGTACATGGAAAAAGTAAAGGCCAACCAGACCGACAAGGACAAACAGGCCGTTTACCTCTATGCTTCCGATGCCGGCAAGCAGGACACCTACATTCAAATGGCCAAAAGCAAATCCTACGATGTGCTGCTAATGGACGGGGTGTTGGACAGCCATTACATCAGCCACCTGGAGCAGAAGTTGGAAAAAACACAACTCAAACGGGTGGACAGCGACACCATCGACAAGCTGATTGCCAAAGACGAAAAAATAGAAAGCGTACTGAGCAAGGAAGAAGAGGAACAAATCAAGGGAATTTTTGAAAAGGCAATTAAGAATCAAAGCATGACATTGGCCGTTGAATCCATGTCACCCGCTGATCTGCCCGTAACGGTAACCATGAGCGAATGGATGAGGCGCATGAAGGACATGGCCAAAACCGGAGGGGGCGGGATGCCCTTTATGGGGGGCATGCCCGACAGTTATAACGTGGCCGTGAATGCCAACCACAATGTGATCCAAAAAATCCTGAAGGCCGAAACGGAAGAGCAAAAAACAAAACTGGCCAAGCAGGCGTACGACCTCGCCTTGCTTTCGCAGAACATGCTCACCGGTGCCGACCTGACCAGCTTTATCAAAAGGAGCGTGGATTTGGTGTCATGAAGGGAACAAGCGGATAAAGTCAAAGCCTGCCCAAATTGATGGGCAGGCTTTTTTTGTGGGGAGGCCATAGAATATTTTTTTGTTAACTTCGTTGTCCTATCGCAAAGACAAGGCAATATCAATGAAACTTCGCCTACTCACAGGTATCCTTTTCCTTCCTGCCCTGGCCTTGGCGCAGCCCGACAAGGAAGCCCACATCGTGGAGGGGCAGTTTACTTTCGACACGGACAAGCCCTTTAAACTGCTTGAACTGGACGAGGAAATCGATGAGCCCATCGTGACCAAAAAGAAAAAGCCCAGGAAAAAGGTGTTCTATGGGATAAAGACCAAAAAAGGCTTTACCCGCAAAGGGTATGGCGACAGGACGACCATCGAACTGTTCTATTACCTCAAAAAGCCCGACAAGCCCAACCGCTTTGTCCGCGATATCTATTGGTACGACTTTACACGAAGGGAAATAAGGAAGACCAGCACCTTTGACCCCAGCAAAGGCGTACTGCTGCACGGCCCCTACAAAAAGATGCAGGGCGACATGCTGCTGGAGGAAGGCATCTTCTACAAAGGCACCAAGCATGGCCGTTGGATGCAGTATAACCGGGACAACCTGCTGGTGGACAAAGAAAAGTACTACAAAGGATGGCCCAAGGAATCGCTGATCGTTTATTACGACCCGGTGGAACGCACCAAAATAAAAGAGATAATACCCATAGAGTATGGCGAACGGGAAGGGTACTATTACCGGTTCCACGAAAACGGCACCATGGCCGTAACAGGTGAGTACCATTGGAACAATAAAGTGGGGGAATGGATAGAAAATTATCCTTCAGGAAGAAGGAAGAAGGTCATCATCTTTCCGCAGGACCCATTTGACCACGGGCTCGCCCCGTTTGTAAGAAGCGAATGGAACGACAAAGGGAAAGAAGTGTACTCCAACCGCAAGGGTCAGTAAAAGGCATCTTCAAAATGCACGATCTCGGGCCCATCCTTCCGTAAGGTTACCGCCACCACATCGTACCGCACGTTTCCTTCCCAGTTGTTTTCAATA
Coding sequences within:
- a CDS encoding Rne/Rng family ribonuclease; this translates as MSNELIISATQNGCRIALLKDKTLAEFHHEQEGSKFLVGDIYLGTVKKVVQGLNAAFIDIGYEKDAFLHYLDLGAQFGSLQKFSKLVRAKKVTGGRLDKFRLEKDIDKHGKVSQQLSKGQVIPVQVVKEPISTKGPRLSCELSIPGRYLVLVPFSNTVSVSKKITSSEERKRLLRLIQSIKPENFGVIIRTVAEGKEVAELDKDLRNLTSTWEEGAKRLVTANPRDKIIGEISKTSSILRDVLNESFDNIQVDDKKIFEQTRAYIKTIAPDKEKIVKLYTGKTKIFEHFNVEKQIKSAFGQTVSLRGGGYLIIEHTEALHVVDVNSGNKSNREENQETTALHVNIEAAKEVARQLRLRDMGGIIVVDFIDMRSAENKRLVHKTMKDEMGATDRAKHTVLPLSKFGLMQITRERVRPQMDIATKEVCPTCNGAGTITASILVSDIIEKNIEFLLVKQNEKHLVLALHPYLFAYFTCGILSRRTKWLFKYKRWVELVQDTSLGVTECKYLNKDGEEIELKEPVLTA
- a CDS encoding single-stranded DNA-binding protein, translated to MLGVNKVILVGRLGKDPEVRHLESGATVANFSMATTETYKDKTSGERKEVTEWHNIVLWRGLADVAAKYLHKGDMVYIEGKLRTRSWEKDNVTRYTTEIVGDNMVMLSPKSSGGGTSDYSPSSANSGPTGSPDYNPSDQSDDLPF
- the mutY gene encoding A/G-specific adenine glycosylase, translating into MDKRGFSKKIIGWYWANLRDLPWRNTQDPYRIWLSEVILQQTRVAQGLPYYHEFVRLFPNIRSLASASEDQVMRAWQGLGYYSRARHLHACAKLVVARYNGKFPRESHALRVLPGIGVYTAAAIASMAFGQPEAVVDGNVYRVLARIFGMDDDISAPAGKKAFEKKAKELLDTGQPGIYNQAIMEFGALQCTPKSPGCATCIFSSACHARAKNLQHALPVKGKRAKVRTRYFTYLIPAKGKKLAMKKRGVNDIWAGLYDFYVVEGKRPQRPETIIKNDKGLAPILPYLNIEMKGGLYKHVLTHQHIFARFVLLSLPRTFPAKKVAAGLGARFYSPAEIALLPKPALVSRFFKQSGLLE
- a CDS encoding integration host factor subunit beta, whose product is MTKAEVIAEIAEKTGIDKSDVSHTIEAFFSIVKSTMASGENIYIRGFGSFVNKKRKKKIARNISRNTAIIIDEHYVPSFKPAKIFINRIKYSEKVKELEDK
- a CDS encoding tetratricopeptide repeat protein, which translates into the protein MLKTRIILIIACVAIVWLLFLLPKVVVENSGQMTASAGPEGAGDPHTTAPAALRQSIDSIKAQYLAAPGNEKSAIFADSLASLYKEAGQFDSAAWFAGKAASFFKDKESLIKAGNRYYDAYTFALDPKKQNEMGEMARDFLGKVLEAEPSNLEAKVKIAMTYLGTQNPMQGITMLREVLEEDPTNELAMFNMGMLAIQSGQYERAVERLSKLVSLYPNHVQGQLLLGVAYLNTNQKEKAREQFERVKKLDDDPAVQAAADSYLQDLK
- the gldE gene encoding gliding motility-associated protein GldE, yielding MPDPFLLFGFMAIAILLFLSAVVSASEVAFFSLKADDLDRCRESEDPRDKNIVYLLSNPRRLLATILIMNNFVNVAIVTLSTFLMWELAATRSPAEIIVGAVTFSVTFAITFFGEIIPKVFAAQRNLFYSRLMSPVWKVLEHLCAPVSWLLLRMGNVVEKRFKKKGYSTTVEELNQALEITTENDETTAEEKDILKGIVNFGTLTVKQVMQSRMDISAVEYDLDYKKLREQLDDSGFSRVPVYKETIDKIEGLLYIKDLLPFLDEGESFKWQKLIRPGFFVPETKKLDSLLKDFQNKRVHMAVVVNEYGGTSGLITLEDLIEEIIGDINDEFDEEEQSFVKINENTFVFEGKTSLHDFCKAIDVESNIFDPVKGESESLGGLILEINSAMPKVADQITYDRFVFTIVSVDKRRIKRVRVLINQTAKP
- the htpG gene encoding molecular chaperone HtpG, with the protein product MQEKGTISIHTENIFPIIKKFLYSDHEIFLRELVSNAVDATQKIKKLAAMGEFKEELGETRIEVSFDKKKKTITVSDRGIGMTAEEIKKYINQIAFSGASEFVEKFKDKGDAKDIIGKFGLGFYSSFMVADNVEIVSRSYTVGEKEAAKWKCDGSTEFSIEPTTKKERGTDVVLHINKDSEEFLDEFRLKGILEKYCKFLPVEIKFGTKEESVEDGKDKDGKPKYKSVKVDRIINNTGPLWTKSPNDLKDEDYLKFYKELYPFSEDPLFWIHLNVDYPFNLTGILYFPKVKNDFELQKNKIQLYSRQVFITDEVKDVVPDFLMLLHGVLDSPDIPLNVSRSYLQSDSSVKKISQHITKKVADKLADMYKKDRAAFEKKWDDINIFVKYGMISDEKFYEKAKDFALLKNVDGAYFTFDEYMEKVKANQTDKDKQAVYLYASDAGKQDTYIQMAKSKSYDVLLMDGVLDSHYISHLEQKLEKTQLKRVDSDTIDKLIAKDEKIESVLSKEEEEQIKGIFEKAIKNQSMTLAVESMSPADLPVTVTMSEWMRRMKDMAKTGGGGMPFMGGMPDSYNVAVNANHNVIQKILKAETEEQKTKLAKQAYDLALLSQNMLTGADLTSFIKRSVDLVS